From Zea mays cultivar B73 chromosome 3, Zm-B73-REFERENCE-NAM-5.0, whole genome shotgun sequence:
TCGCCTTCTGAGGCTATAGATTCTTTTTGTGGTTCTTAGGGTTTCCCCGTTGAATCTCGGGGCCTTTTCACCCGTAGTATCGTCGTCTTTTCTGTGGCTGTCTGTGCGCGAAAGCTACTGCAGCTCCCGGGTGATCTGGAGTTATTTTCTCGGATATTCCTTCCAACCCGATACTTGCAGTGGGTGTGGGTCCCTTCAATGAGTAGATGCATACTACCCGCGCCGGATTTTTCACCATTCATCCCATCCCCAGAGATTTGGGATTTATCGATGCCATGGAGGATTTACTTCACCATGCCTCTCGATTCATCGGAACGTTGGTTTGCAGTTTGCTATGTGCTGGTTTGTTAAGCTTTGCGTTGTAAAGCACGCCTCCGATGTTTTTGCCGGAAATTCCGATGCTTTACCAAAAAAGAAATGTTCGGCACCTAGTATAGGTCGTGCTGCTTTTATACTTGCCGCTTCTTCCGCATTTTACTAGATGCGTTTCATACTTCTTCGAAGTAGTTTGGCTGTTACAAATCCATCCAAAGAAGAAAAAGATTGCCGACTGCGACGAAACACACACTCTGTGTGCGTTTCGTTTGGGTACTTTTGGTATTTCTCTCCTGATGATCTAAAGAAGTAGTTGTTTATATTCTTGATCTTGTCCTTAACCTGTAGTGCTGTTAACTTGCATCTGCGTGTTTGCGCTGTGCCTTTTTGGTTTGTGTTGTAGATAGGCGTTAATTGCCACCTTAACAATGAAATGATGTATTGATGTTCACGTTCCCATTGCCTCGATTTCAGAGTTGGGAATTTTACTATGATCTCCTGTGCGTATTGCTGATTGTATAAATGTTTCTATGACAAGTTCAGTTCTAATTACTAGACAGACTTTTACAGCTGTACAAAGACATTATTTGTAAATGATTCTATGAGACTTACAAGTCAGTGTATGTCTATTCATTCGTATTCTAATGATTGCAGGTTAAGTTGCCTTTTCGATTCTCAGAAAAAGACTGGCTCTGCACTCGGATAATTTTAAAATGGATAGTGCACAGCAGCCCACTGGGGAATTGAACAATTCGTTCGATACTCTTATGGTTTCTGGAGGTGACCAGAGTCGACAGCCTCAGGATGCTGGCAATGAAACGAGCTTCACGAATTGGAAAGACCTCCCCATGGAGCTGCTCCTGCGTATCATTTCACTAGTTGGAGATGACAGGATAGTCATTGTGGCCTCCGGTGTATGCACAGGATGGCGTGACACCTTGGGGTGGGGGGTTGCAAATCTTTCACTATCATGGTAAGAATTGTCTTTCAGGCATGTCCATTCCAGTTTAACATATGTTATCTTCAGAAGATGAGTTTATCAAATATCAAGATTTTATAACCGattagtttccatgctttagattTGGATACAATAGTACATTAGTTATTCAGCTATCCTCGGTTTCTTAGATGTTTAACCTGATGTGTTCATAATGCTGGTTGCAGCAGTGCTATTCAGTCACTAATTCTGTAATCCGTATCCATCATGATAACCTGTTTGGTTGGATCTCTTTTCAAGAGCTCATTTTCTTTGCTGCTGTTGTTTGGCAAATGTTTCTGTTGCTGTTCAATCATATGATGTAGACAGTCAACCATACGATATTCTTGCTAATAAATTATAAATGTAACTGAAAACATGGAAATTTCATGTGCTGATTTCTCGGCTGTGCAGTTGACTAGATTAAGTAAAAAAAAGGAAGCCATAAATGATTGTACCTGGGCTGTATGGCAACCGAAATACTGTGCAATAACACGTGTGGATCATACATACTAACATAGCAAACTCCTAGCACTAACTTTAGTATGTTATTCCATACCTTCTGATACACAGTAGTTGTGTATCCACTTGATCTTCCGAAAGAACTGGTGTGAATTTTTTTGATATAACAAAGTCATCCGGCCCCAGAGTGATATGTCTTCCTATAACATTCCCAGTTTGTTATTACATTCTCAGCTTGCTTCATGTTTCTGCTATAGTTCCTTGCTGTGCTATGCAAATAAAACAGTATATTTTGTTTACTTCAGTTCCTATACTAGATGACCACATGGTCTTTTTGAATGACCTTTTGGAAAGGGAagtattttttgaccaagaaagtgTCAAATTCAGGTGCCAGGACCGCATGAATGACTTGGTGATATCACTGGCTCACAAATTCACGAAGCTGCAAGTTCTATCTCTACGCCAGATCAGGCCTCAGCTAGAAGACAGCGGCGTGGAGGCCGTGGCAAACCACTGCCACGACCTGCGCGAGCTGGATCTCAGCAGAAGCTTCAGGCTGAGCGACCGGTCCTTGTACGCCCTGGCGCACGGGTGCCCTCAGCTTACCAGGCTCAACATCAGCGGGTGCTCCAGTTTCAGCGACGTGGCGCTCGTGTTCCTCTCCAGCCAGTGCGGGAACCTGAGATGCCTGAACCTGTGCGGGTGTGTGAGGGCGGCCTCTGACAGAGCGCTACAGGTACTTTCGTTTGCTGCAGCCTTGGTCGCTTGAGCTCGCGTTGATCCCTGCTGTTTTGGTGGTGTGTCCTGTCCTGTGTAGGCCATCGCCTGTTACTGTGGCCAGCTGCAGTCGTTGAACCTGGGCTGGTGTGATGGCATCACTGACAAGGGGGTGACCAGCCTGGCTTCGGGATGCCCTGAACTCAGGGCCGTCGACCTGTGCGGCTGTGTTCTTATAACAGGTGAGTTGCTTTCACGTGTGTTGGGGGTCAAATTCTACTAGTACAGAACTACGCTGGAACTTACCTGACCTGACCGCTATTTTGGCTGGCCCAACGCCTGTTCGATCTTCCTGCCGCAGATGAGAGCGTGGTTGCGCTGGCGAACGGCTGCCTTCACCTGCGCTCCCTGGGTCTCTACTACTGCCAGAACATCACGGACCGCGCCATGTACTCCCTGGCCGCCAACAGCCGCGTGAGGAGTCGGGGCCGGGGCTGGGACGCGACAGCGAAGAGCGGCGGCGGTGGCAAGGACCGGGAGCGGGACGGACTGGCGAGCCTGAACATCAGCCAGTGCACGGCGCTGACCCCGCCCGCGGTGCAGGCGGTGTGCGACTCGTTCCCGGCGCTGCACACGTGCCCGGAGCGGCACTCGCTCAACATCAGCGGGTGCCTCAGCCTAACCTCCGTGCACTGCGCCTGTGCGCTGCACCCTCACCGGGCCGGGCGAGTCATCCTCTCCAACCACGCCTACTGAACGCAATGCGTGAATAGGCGGCGATGCTCAGATGTGTGGATAGGCCGTTCAACCGTGAGCGACGGTGTCCGCTGTTTATGTGAGGTGCTTGTTTTGTGTTTAGGCGTCAAGGCGTGTACTTGGGGTCTCTACTCTCTAGGGAACCGTGTAGAAGCAACCGAGTTGAGTTCATCGTCTGTAAAAACATGGACTGTATCTGACTATCTGTTGTCATGTCTTTTGAGATCTTTAGCCTGGACTCTGGAGCAGCGCGGCGACGGCGATAGCCACTCCTTTGGTGGGGGCTCTCAGACTATCTCCAAACCCTATCATACTCTTATTTCTATCCTGTTCGTTTAGTTTAATCCATATCGGTTTCTACTATAGAGGAACAAACAGTCAAACGAACGAGAACAAACAGTCTGTAAAAGCAGTCTAAACAGTCAGCTTTAGAAACGAACAGTGTTACAGTTTATTTATAGTGTAAAACAGCCTGCATGCATTTGCTGGAGTTGGCCtcactgtttttttttattttacctACTTTTCAAATTTTCTGTTTTTTATTTTAGCTCCTTTATCGATTTTTTTACGATTTTTTATTTTAGCTCCTTTTCGATTTTTTTTAAGTTTATGCCCTGTTAAGCCCTGGACGATTTAATTCCTAGTAGCATCGGGACTTGTCGCGTGATGAATCTGTATTTTCGGATTGAAGGGTCATGCCATGGCGACACTGCTTTGTGTATAAAATTATGCATTAGTGAACTAGAAGATATTATGTACTCTCCTGCAGCAAACAATTATGAATCAGAAGCAATATAGATCCACGCCAGAATATCATGATATTCAGTAAATCAAGTCGTAAAGCGAACTTGCTGAGAATATATTTGACATCATACGATGCCTAGCTAGTATTGCAGAAGAATAATACACTTCGGATTATCCAATAGAGTCATCATGTAATTACATCAATTTTCTGTACAACAGTTTGAGAATCGTACAAAGCTCCTGTATAAGTGTGGATCTGGATCAATACTAAACAGGTATCTTCTTCGGAACCAGTCCAAGTATACCTGTATACCCAATAGAATCCGAGTATTTTGGTTATCACAATAACCAATATACAGGTGTCCTCTTCAGAAATAATCCATTCATATACTCATAAATCTGAAAATTTTGGCTATCATAATATGCCAAGTATAAGCTCAATCATTCATTAGGGTAAGCTGTGTCGTGAGTTCAACAAAGTATAATTAGTATTTGGTTGTATTTTGACCCGTTTAGTGGACTCCATAAGTTTGACAAGCGATGGAAGAGGTCTAGGAACAGGGATATTCCTTGACCTGTAAAACCTCTTCAAACTTGCATTCAAACATTTCGATGATCCAATATAGCACAAAGGTTCCTTTTGACAATCAGTTCTTTCTGCACTTCTGACAATGGTAAGGTTTAAGTCTTCCGTGGATTTCAATAATTTTGACTCTCCTACAACTTCTGACCTTTCAAGTTGATCAGACACCACTAACATATTGCTTTGAACAGTAGGTAATGACTTGACTCGAAACCCTTCTAATTGTGTTGAGGTTACTTCATGCTTACAGGAATCCACATCATCTCCAACTTTTTTGAAAGAAACATCATCTCCAACTTCCATGAGATCCTGCTGGGAGGCTGGTGGTTGTTTCACACCGAAATCCATTCCAGAATATGTTTCGACTTCTTCACTACTGCCATGAACCGAATCTGTTGGTGCACATGCCCTGGCTTCTTCTAAGGCAATGTAATCTTCTTTCATAAAGTCAATTGCTTGAGAGGCAAACCTTGCTCTTCCAAACAATGTAATGTCCG
This genomic window contains:
- the LOC100274332 gene encoding F-box protein SKP2A; translated protein: MDSAQQPTGELNNSFDTLMVSGGDQSRQPQDAGNETSFTNWKDLPMELLLRIISLVGDDRIVIVASGVCTGWRDTLGWGVANLSLSWCQDRMNDLVISLAHKFTKLQVLSLRQIRPQLEDSGVEAVANHCHDLRELDLSRSFRLSDRSLYALAHGCPQLTRLNISGCSSFSDVALVFLSSQCGNLRCLNLCGCVRAASDRALQAIACYCGQLQSLNLGWCDGITDKGVTSLASGCPELRAVDLCGCVLITDESVVALANGCLHLRSLGLYYCQNITDRAMYSLAANSRVRSRGRGWDATAKSGGGGKDRERDGLASLNISQCTALTPPAVQAVCDSFPALHTCPERHSLNISGCLSLTSVHCACALHPHRAGRVILSNHAY